One Leptospira bourretii DNA segment encodes these proteins:
- a CDS encoding motility protein A, which translates to MDIATVIGLALGAALMLLGVVSGGLALTDLIDIPSVMITFGGAAAATIISFPWTSTIGVGAVTKKAFQNPPSDLPGLITTLVSFSEKARREGLLALEDDINELPEEFLKKGIQLVVDGTDPELVRNIMETEIGNTATRHAYGRSWWDAYAGFAPGFGMLGTLVGLVGMLKNLGGGDASAIGQGMATALITTLYGSLAQNLFAAPIVRKLTRRSEDELVIKQVMVEGTLSIQSGDNPRIVKEKLASFLTPAERTALKDDGD; encoded by the coding sequence ATGGATATAGCTACAGTCATTGGTTTGGCCCTTGGAGCGGCCTTGATGTTACTTGGGGTGGTTTCGGGGGGTCTTGCATTAACAGACCTTATCGATATTCCCTCAGTGATGATTACATTTGGTGGGGCTGCTGCTGCCACGATCATTTCTTTTCCTTGGACATCTACCATTGGAGTGGGAGCCGTTACCAAAAAAGCCTTCCAAAATCCTCCCTCAGACTTACCAGGACTCATTACGACACTCGTTAGTTTTTCTGAAAAAGCTCGTCGTGAAGGTTTACTTGCCTTAGAAGATGATATCAATGAACTTCCAGAAGAATTTTTAAAGAAGGGAATCCAACTCGTAGTGGATGGAACCGACCCCGAACTGGTTCGAAATATTATGGAAACCGAAATTGGGAACACGGCCACAAGGCATGCTTATGGTCGTTCTTGGTGGGATGCTTACGCTGGTTTTGCGCCAGGGTTCGGGATGCTTGGGACCCTTGTGGGTCTTGTGGGGATGTTAAAAAACTTAGGTGGTGGGGATGCAAGTGCCATCGGACAAGGTATGGCGACGGCCCTCATTACCACATTGTACGGATCACTTGCGCAGAACTTATTTGCCGCACCAATTGTGAGAAAACTAACCAGACGATCGGAAGATGAACTTGTGATCAAACAAGTTATGGTGGAAGGAACTTTATCGATTCAATCCGGGGACAACCCAAGGATTGTAAAAGAGAAACTTGCGAGTTTCTTAACTCCTGCTGAAAGAACAGCACTCAAAGACGACGGAGATTAA
- the kdsB gene encoding 3-deoxy-manno-octulosonate cytidylyltransferase gives MSDQILGVIPARYASTRLPGKPLALIGLKPMIQWTYHHASLSKSIHRLVVATDDKRIHDTVIAFGGESVLTSPDHPTGTDRIIEVAEKFPGYGIILNIQGDEPGMEPNLIDGVLDLKTKHRNWEMTTAAVPFATSEDPKDPNKVKVVFDRTGRANYFSRSPIPASFKGEATYHRHLGIYAYEREFLMHYNQLPASDWETVESLEQLRALQNGSTIGVYLSDKANLGVDSPADLEVVIRDFKAKGLI, from the coding sequence ATGTCCGACCAAATCCTCGGTGTGATCCCTGCGCGCTACGCGAGCACAAGACTCCCCGGAAAACCACTGGCCCTCATTGGTTTAAAACCAATGATCCAGTGGACTTACCACCACGCATCCCTTTCCAAATCTATCCACCGTTTGGTGGTTGCTACCGATGACAAACGAATTCACGATACCGTGATTGCATTTGGTGGGGAATCGGTTTTGACGAGCCCTGATCATCCTACAGGAACCGATCGCATCATCGAAGTGGCAGAAAAATTTCCAGGTTACGGAATCATTCTGAACATCCAAGGAGACGAACCCGGGATGGAACCAAACCTCATTGATGGAGTTTTGGATTTAAAAACCAAACATAGAAATTGGGAAATGACCACAGCGGCCGTTCCTTTTGCTACCTCAGAAGATCCAAAAGATCCTAACAAAGTAAAGGTGGTCTTTGATAGAACCGGACGAGCCAATTATTTTTCACGTTCTCCCATCCCCGCTTCTTTTAAAGGTGAGGCAACTTACCACCGGCATTTAGGAATCTATGCCTATGAAAGAGAATTTTTAATGCATTACAACCAATTGCCAGCTTCTGATTGGGAAACAGTAGAATCTTTAGAACAACTTCGCGCTTTGCAAAATGGATCTACCATTGGGGTTTATCTTTCTGATAAGGCCAACTTGGGTGTGGATTCGCCAGCCGACTTGGAAGTGGTGATTCGGGATTTTAAAGCGAAGGGTTTGATTTAG
- a CDS encoding MlaD family protein — protein sequence MKSKKLSKESLTGIVFFSILVFAFFTTVIEPDRPAKKYPYRLSLFYSRIDGIKEGTEVRILGIQKGYVAHIDSRPLIDVPDRRFLDHNIDHAIELHIALEDPLTLWDNYEVDFQTITLFSGRIININPGSSDGKRPFFKPTFREGEKSPDYLPSARYFDDFFKATSATMEENRADLRQITLDFRSISDKLNHTEGTIPKLIGSTEMYDELLATVKDAETIGKEGRRYMESSRNLENTMPIPFLITASYYGRTTPITGRRIGPQN from the coding sequence GTGAAATCAAAAAAGTTATCAAAGGAATCCCTGACAGGGATCGTTTTTTTTTCTATTTTGGTCTTTGCTTTTTTCACTACAGTCATTGAGCCAGATCGACCTGCCAAAAAATACCCTTACCGGTTATCTTTATTTTACTCTCGTATTGATGGAATTAAGGAAGGGACCGAAGTTCGAATTTTAGGAATCCAAAAAGGGTATGTGGCCCATATCGATTCTAGGCCGCTGATTGATGTACCTGATCGCCGGTTCCTCGACCATAACATAGATCATGCGATTGAGTTACATATTGCTTTGGAAGATCCGTTAACCCTTTGGGATAACTATGAAGTGGATTTTCAAACCATAACATTGTTTTCAGGAAGGATCATCAATATCAACCCAGGAAGTTCTGATGGGAAACGTCCTTTTTTTAAACCCACGTTTCGTGAGGGTGAAAAAAGTCCCGACTATTTGCCTTCTGCTCGTTATTTTGATGATTTTTTCAAAGCCACTTCCGCGACGATGGAAGAAAATCGAGCAGACCTCAGACAAATCACATTGGATTTTCGTTCCATCTCCGATAAATTAAATCATACAGAAGGAACAATTCCCAAATTAATTGGAAGTACAGAAATGTATGATGAACTTCTTGCGACTGTGAAGGACGCAGAAACCATTGGAAAAGAAGGAAGACGTTATATGGAAAGTTCTAGAAATTTAGAGAACACCATGCCGATTCCTTTTTTAATTACAGCATCGTATTACGGACGTACAACGCCAATTACGGGAAGAAGGATTGGACCACAAAATTAA
- a CDS encoding DUF1003 domain-containing protein, which translates to MVNNICFVCKKPFREHQLISALGIGNEIVELINEKYPGWDDQSKICKNDFNIFRMKYITQLVEEEKGNIENLEREVIKSINENEILTIDTSLKTDSLTFGDRISDKVASFGGSWKFIIAFFSVLILWILGNSFYLYLKPFDPYPFILLNLILSCVAAIQAPIIMMSQNRQEVKDRIRAENDYKVNLKSEIEIRTLHEKVDHLLLDQWSKMMKIQAIQIEILNEIRSKIK; encoded by the coding sequence ATGGTGAATAACATTTGTTTTGTTTGTAAGAAACCATTCCGCGAACATCAATTAATAAGTGCTCTGGGTATAGGTAACGAAATTGTAGAACTCATTAATGAAAAATATCCCGGTTGGGATGATCAAAGTAAAATTTGTAAAAATGATTTTAATATTTTCCGAATGAAGTATATCACTCAGTTAGTTGAAGAAGAAAAAGGAAATATTGAAAATTTAGAGAGAGAAGTGATCAAAAGTATCAATGAAAATGAAATTTTAACAATTGATACTTCCTTAAAAACAGATTCACTTACATTTGGTGATAGAATTTCGGACAAAGTTGCATCATTTGGGGGCAGTTGGAAATTTATTATCGCTTTCTTTTCTGTATTGATTCTATGGATATTAGGAAATAGTTTTTATCTTTATCTCAAGCCATTTGATCCATATCCTTTTATATTATTGAATTTAATCTTATCTTGTGTTGCCGCAATACAAGCACCTATCATTATGATGAGCCAAAATAGACAAGAGGTAAAGGATAGAATTCGCGCAGAGAATGATTACAAAGTGAATCTAAAATCAGAGATTGAAATTAGAACCTTACATGAAAAAGTGGATCATCTTTTACTCGACCAATGGTCAAAAATGATGAAGATCCAAGCGATTCAGATCGAAATTTTAAACGAAATTCGAAGTAAAATCAAATAA
- a CDS encoding flagellar FlbD family protein, whose amino-acid sequence MVILHRLKGAEFVLNADLIETIEANPDTIITLVNEKKFIVQESVAEVVEKVIVYQTRIHNLPRVTERRPEET is encoded by the coding sequence TTGGTCATTTTACATCGACTCAAAGGTGCTGAATTTGTTCTCAATGCAGATTTGATTGAGACCATCGAAGCAAATCCGGATACGATCATCACTCTTGTGAATGAGAAAAAATTCATTGTACAAGAGTCTGTTGCGGAAGTTGTGGAAAAGGTAATTGTTTACCAAACAAGGATCCACAATCTCCCTCGAGTCACTGAAAGAAGGCCTGAGGAAACATAA
- a CDS encoding cation:proton antiporter — MHGEESLLQDIGLSIIFATVLSHIARVLKQPLILGYIIGGAMLGKEMGFELVTNEASIELISEIGLILLLFIIGLEINLAELAKMGKAMFTLGILQFTLSVAFVYSVFPFFGLPIGSEKFDLLYIAVALSLSSTLIVVKLLQDKVEINTLSGKLTVGVLVFQDIWAILFMGVQPNLNNPEILKILSSVGIIVLLIAFSFSVSRYVLAKLYKACASSPELILLTSIMWCFLVCGIAGEAGLSKEMGALVAGMSIAAFPYGADVISKLIGIRDFFVTLFFVALGLKVPLPSLEVIGLSAAIIALMLFVRMITIAPVIIKLNKGVRNGFLTALNLAQISEFSLVILALGAGFEHITPKLQAVILTSTIIASVLSTYIIMFNHNIAATFERLLARVGITDQAEESGKEDKAGHGGHGDGMVRDIIVLGYFRIARAFVEYLEDLSPSLIKRIIIADYNPAFKDELTNKGFQWAYADLAHPDSLSHIGLHDASMVICTISDSFLKGTNNNRLLSTLSKLAPNAKIILTSDEPGEAKKLVADGAQKVIIPGVITGEFLYDYISRGMRNNE; from the coding sequence ATGCACGGGGAAGAGTCACTATTACAAGACATTGGTCTCAGTATTATTTTCGCAACAGTCTTAAGTCACATCGCAAGAGTACTCAAACAACCGTTAATTTTAGGTTATATCATCGGTGGGGCCATGCTCGGTAAAGAGATGGGGTTTGAACTTGTCACTAACGAAGCAAGTATCGAACTCATTTCAGAAATCGGACTCATCTTACTTCTCTTCATCATCGGATTGGAAATCAATTTGGCCGAACTCGCAAAAATGGGTAAGGCTATGTTTACTTTGGGAATCCTTCAATTCACTCTTTCCGTTGCTTTTGTGTATTCTGTGTTTCCATTTTTTGGTCTACCCATTGGATCTGAAAAGTTTGACCTTCTTTACATTGCCGTTGCACTTTCTCTTAGTTCTACGTTAATCGTTGTTAAATTACTGCAAGATAAAGTGGAGATCAACACCCTCTCCGGAAAATTAACTGTTGGGGTTTTGGTATTCCAAGACATCTGGGCCATTTTGTTTATGGGGGTCCAACCCAACCTAAACAATCCAGAAATACTAAAAATTCTATCTTCTGTCGGGATCATTGTTTTACTCATTGCCTTTAGTTTTAGTGTCAGCCGTTATGTTTTGGCCAAGTTATACAAAGCCTGTGCCAGTAGCCCGGAACTTATCCTCTTAACATCTATTATGTGGTGCTTTCTTGTTTGCGGGATCGCAGGAGAAGCAGGACTTTCCAAAGAAATGGGTGCTCTCGTTGCCGGTATGAGTATTGCCGCTTTCCCTTATGGGGCAGATGTTATTTCCAAACTGATTGGAATTCGCGACTTCTTTGTGACTCTTTTCTTTGTGGCTCTGGGCCTTAAAGTTCCCCTTCCTAGTTTAGAAGTCATTGGATTATCTGCTGCCATCATCGCACTTATGTTATTTGTGAGGATGATTACCATTGCCCCTGTCATCATCAAACTCAACAAAGGGGTTCGTAACGGTTTCCTAACTGCACTCAATTTAGCACAGATTTCAGAATTCTCACTCGTCATCTTAGCATTAGGTGCTGGTTTTGAACACATCACACCAAAACTGCAGGCGGTGATTTTAACTTCGACCATCATTGCATCCGTTCTCTCCACATACATCATTATGTTTAACCATAATATCGCTGCGACATTCGAAAGATTACTCGCTCGTGTTGGTATCACTGACCAAGCGGAAGAATCTGGAAAAGAAGATAAAGCAGGCCATGGAGGACATGGAGATGGAATGGTACGAGACATCATTGTGCTTGGTTATTTTCGAATTGCCCGAGCCTTCGTGGAATACTTAGAAGACTTATCTCCATCTCTTATCAAGCGGATCATCATTGCTGACTACAACCCAGCCTTCAAAGATGAACTCACTAACAAAGGATTCCAATGGGCTTATGCCGACCTTGCCCATCCAGATTCTTTATCCCATATTGGTCTTCACGATGCATCGATGGTCATCTGTACCATTTCAGATTCTTTCTTAAAAGGAACCAATAACAACCGTTTACTCTCCACTCTCAGCAAACTCGCACCGAACGCAAAAATCATCCTTACAAGTGATGAACCTGGCGAAGCCAAAAAGTTAGTTGCTGATGGAGCCCAAAAAGTCATCATCCCCGGTGTGATTACCGGAGAGTTTTTGTATGACTATATCTCTCGGGGGATGAGAAATAACGAATAA
- a CDS encoding HlyD family secretion protein has protein sequence MSQKWKLHKNLPSYRLVQTALPAQSLAYLLTIIFFLSLLILLYVPWQQTTMGFGRVVAYAPLDRQQVIESPISGRVVKWHVHEGTRVRKGDPIIDISDNDPNFINRIREERNALLQRLEAAKSREDNIRSRIISLRSSRGSAVDAADSRRMMAKDRVRASEQAVDAAKAALKTANLNLDRQKQLWEKGLTSKRTLELAELEHTNAETGLDRAKATYDAATKEERALYSDTGKVAQDAEASINDAKASLASAQSEVARVLEDLPKLEARLSRQENQEIFAPRDGTIMRILVNPDTQQVKEGDGVAILVPDAEDKAVELFISGNDIPLVGEGRKVRLQFQGYPVLQISGWPETAVGTFGGTVKLVDITDNGSGNFRVLVIPDRDDRKWPSSRYLRQGVRAKGWIFLNRVSVGYELWRRFNDFPPNLPMDDPEMKSLLDETGSGDKVK, from the coding sequence ATGTCACAAAAATGGAAACTACATAAAAATCTACCTTCATATCGATTGGTGCAAACAGCTTTACCCGCACAAAGTCTAGCTTATCTTCTCACAATCATATTCTTTTTAAGCCTTCTCATCTTATTGTACGTACCTTGGCAACAAACAACGATGGGATTTGGTAGAGTCGTTGCTTATGCTCCCCTCGACCGGCAACAAGTCATTGAATCTCCCATCAGCGGACGTGTTGTGAAATGGCATGTACATGAAGGAACACGAGTGAGAAAAGGTGATCCTATCATTGATATCTCCGATAACGATCCCAACTTTATCAATCGAATTCGTGAGGAAAGAAATGCACTCTTACAACGCCTAGAGGCAGCAAAATCCAGAGAGGACAACATTCGATCACGAATCATTAGTTTACGTTCTTCTCGTGGCAGTGCTGTGGATGCAGCAGATTCTCGAAGGATGATGGCAAAAGACAGAGTACGAGCCAGCGAACAAGCAGTAGATGCCGCAAAAGCTGCATTAAAAACAGCAAACCTAAATCTTGATCGTCAAAAACAATTATGGGAAAAAGGCCTTACCTCCAAACGAACATTGGAACTGGCAGAATTAGAACATACCAATGCCGAGACGGGTCTTGATCGTGCAAAAGCAACTTATGATGCAGCCACTAAAGAAGAAAGAGCCTTATACAGTGATACAGGAAAAGTAGCACAAGATGCAGAAGCATCGATCAATGATGCCAAGGCTTCCTTAGCTTCTGCACAATCGGAAGTGGCACGTGTTTTGGAAGACTTACCAAAGTTAGAGGCTCGGTTATCTAGACAAGAAAACCAAGAAATATTTGCACCGAGGGATGGAACCATTATGCGAATTTTGGTAAATCCTGACACACAACAAGTCAAAGAAGGAGACGGTGTGGCGATCCTTGTTCCCGACGCAGAAGACAAAGCAGTGGAACTTTTTATTTCCGGCAACGATATACCGCTCGTTGGTGAAGGAAGAAAAGTTCGTTTACAATTCCAAGGATACCCTGTTTTACAAATCAGTGGTTGGCCGGAAACTGCCGTAGGAACTTTTGGAGGAACGGTTAAACTTGTTGATATCACAGACAATGGATCTGGAAATTTCCGAGTCCTTGTCATTCCAGATCGAGATGATCGTAAGTGGCCGTCCAGTCGTTATCTCAGACAAGGAGTGAGAGCCAAAGGTTGGATTTTTCTCAATCGTGTCAGTGTTGGTTATGAACTTTGGAGAAGGTTCAATGACTTTCCACCAAACTTACCAATGGATGATCCAGAGATGAAATCATTGTTAGATGAAACTGGAAGTGGGGATAAGGTCAAATGA
- a CDS encoding flagellar basal body-associated FliL family protein, which yields MGDREVDEEEGGLAEGSTASAGMSPIVKWLLYIAAAIFGIIIVTVISMFVAQKTATSVFKQQKNISLVKAPPPLEVYTFQEEFRVNTSDVGESHFVKLKMSLGFESGQPALSAELAARVAQMQNIINLVIARKTKDDLKSITNQLDLREEIKAHLNHILTNGKIKEVYFTEFLVN from the coding sequence ATGGGTGACCGTGAAGTAGATGAAGAAGAAGGTGGGTTAGCCGAAGGAAGTACCGCCTCTGCCGGGATGTCCCCCATTGTAAAATGGTTATTGTACATTGCTGCTGCCATTTTTGGGATTATCATTGTAACCGTAATATCGATGTTTGTTGCTCAAAAAACAGCAACAAGTGTGTTTAAACAACAAAAGAATATCTCTCTTGTGAAAGCTCCCCCTCCTTTGGAAGTTTACACATTTCAAGAAGAATTTAGAGTGAATACTTCTGATGTTGGTGAGTCACACTTTGTGAAGTTAAAGATGTCTCTTGGATTTGAATCAGGTCAGCCTGCACTTTCTGCGGAACTTGCTGCACGTGTGGCGCAAATGCAAAACATCATTAACCTTGTCATTGCACGTAAAACAAAGGACGATTTAAAATCCATTACCAACCAATTGGATTTACGTGAGGAAATCAAAGCCCACTTAAATCACATTTTGACCAATGGAAAAATCAAAGAGGTTTACTTTACCGAGTTCTTGGTAAACTAG
- the motB gene encoding flagellar motor protein MotB — MASKKEKCPECIQKVPEFMATYGDMVTLLLCFFILLYTTGKTDAKEMQIILSAFKSTTGFFTGGQTLSKGSLEEMGMQIESLPSQVVGRNLSKSKKDAQEVFKPEVEAGKVRISENERGLVISLVGADYFYPGSAILTPAIRETLRKAATLIKGLERFVRVEGHSDDDAVNPVNRPGREEREYINNWDLAGARAVNATVFMINSEEIEPSWFQAVSFGSYRPLVLENEGTPEAKAFNRRVDIIILTEKSTKRAPGESKYGLPDTRLPNTETNVEGEF, encoded by the coding sequence ATGGCGTCTAAAAAAGAAAAATGTCCTGAGTGCATCCAAAAAGTTCCCGAGTTCATGGCAACTTACGGGGACATGGTGACACTTCTCCTTTGTTTCTTTATCCTCTTGTATACGACAGGGAAAACAGATGCAAAGGAGATGCAGATCATTTTATCTGCGTTTAAATCCACAACAGGATTTTTCACTGGGGGACAAACACTATCCAAAGGTTCTTTGGAAGAGATGGGAATGCAAATTGAATCGTTACCATCTCAAGTAGTAGGGCGTAACCTTTCTAAATCCAAAAAAGATGCCCAAGAAGTTTTTAAACCAGAAGTAGAAGCAGGAAAAGTTCGAATTTCGGAAAACGAAAGAGGACTTGTGATTTCTCTTGTGGGTGCTGATTATTTTTATCCAGGTTCAGCCATCCTAACACCCGCTATCCGAGAAACCTTACGTAAAGCGGCGACACTTATCAAAGGTCTCGAACGATTTGTTCGCGTAGAAGGACATAGCGATGACGATGCGGTCAATCCTGTAAACCGTCCTGGTCGTGAAGAAAGAGAATATATCAATAACTGGGATTTGGCGGGAGCAAGAGCTGTGAATGCTACCGTTTTTATGATCAATTCAGAAGAAATTGAACCGAGTTGGTTCCAAGCTGTTAGTTTTGGATCCTATAGACCTCTTGTACTGGAGAATGAAGGCACACCTGAAGCAAAAGCTTTCAATCGTAGAGTGGATATCATCATCCTAACAGAGAAGTCTACCAAACGAGCACCAGGGGAAAGTAAATACGGACTACCTGACACTCGTTTACCGAACACTGAAACAAATGTAGAAGGAGAATTTTAA
- a CDS encoding TolC family protein, protein MKSKFKQSLLAILCPFGMFFSFVLEADPTRDPFESLHGPNIYSQDYINQQPGVLTLEELLKSVEKSYPLVLAAEKLLSEAEYNYLAAEGAFDLQFKSMGTTKPMGYYTNNAADAMFEKPTPLGGTSFFAGYRIGRGTFPVYDGKRETNDHGEIRAGAIFPLMRNREIDKNRADIKKADLDRRLAELSIQKLKIEVIKEATKRYWKWVASGQEYLVNKDLLTIAKNRQNQITERIKLGDIPKMEGTENDRAILQRESQFVSAEREMQKAAIDLSLFLRAPDGNLILPTTNRLPIGFPKPIDYKKVELEKSIKLAWKYRPELQDFEFKRDKVRVDQDMGYNSLKPQVDLVVAGSQDFGPGSVTRAKPELEASLILNLPIQTKRPRGMIGAAEAKIAQLDQELQFSKDKIKTEVQDSISEVIASAKRVTVTQNEVELARKLEEMERERFALGDSTLLFVNIREQTSAEAAVREIKALYDHHVAIAHFQASTASILQNSPFP, encoded by the coding sequence ATGAAATCCAAATTCAAACAATCTTTACTTGCAATCCTTTGTCCATTTGGAATGTTTTTTTCCTTTGTCTTAGAAGCTGATCCAACACGAGATCCTTTTGAATCTTTACATGGTCCCAATATTTATTCCCAAGACTATATCAATCAACAACCAGGAGTTCTTACCTTAGAAGAACTTTTAAAGTCTGTTGAAAAATCTTATCCACTAGTCCTTGCTGCAGAAAAACTTTTATCAGAAGCCGAATACAACTATCTAGCAGCAGAAGGTGCTTTTGATTTACAATTTAAATCAATGGGAACCACAAAACCTATGGGCTATTATACAAACAATGCAGCCGATGCAATGTTTGAAAAACCAACACCACTTGGCGGAACTTCTTTTTTTGCTGGTTATCGCATTGGTCGGGGAACCTTTCCAGTTTATGATGGAAAAAGAGAAACCAATGATCATGGAGAAATTCGGGCGGGTGCCATCTTTCCCCTGATGCGCAATCGTGAGATTGATAAAAACAGAGCCGATATCAAAAAAGCGGACCTTGACCGTAGACTCGCTGAACTCTCCATTCAAAAATTAAAAATCGAAGTCATCAAAGAAGCCACCAAACGATATTGGAAATGGGTCGCAAGTGGCCAAGAATATTTAGTCAACAAAGACTTGCTAACAATCGCAAAGAACAGACAAAATCAAATTACCGAAAGAATCAAGTTAGGTGACATTCCAAAAATGGAAGGAACAGAAAATGACCGAGCCATTTTACAAAGAGAATCCCAATTTGTTTCTGCGGAACGAGAGATGCAAAAAGCGGCCATCGATTTGTCTTTATTCCTACGTGCACCTGATGGAAATTTAATCCTTCCTACAACAAACAGGTTGCCCATAGGATTTCCAAAACCCATCGATTATAAAAAAGTGGAATTGGAAAAAAGTATCAAACTCGCTTGGAAGTATCGACCGGAATTACAAGACTTTGAATTCAAACGAGATAAGGTCCGTGTAGACCAAGATATGGGTTATAACTCGTTAAAACCACAAGTGGATTTAGTGGTTGCTGGATCACAAGACTTTGGTCCAGGTTCTGTCACAAGAGCCAAACCAGAACTGGAAGCCTCTCTCATCCTCAACCTCCCCATCCAAACCAAAAGACCGAGAGGGATGATTGGAGCAGCTGAAGCAAAGATTGCCCAACTAGACCAGGAACTACAATTTTCAAAAGATAAAATCAAAACAGAAGTACAAGATTCCATTTCAGAGGTGATAGCCTCGGCAAAACGTGTAACTGTTACTCAAAATGAAGTGGAACTAGCAAGAAAGTTAGAAGAGATGGAGCGTGAACGGTTTGCCCTTGGTGATTCTACTCTTCTATTCGTGAATATTAGAGAACAGACAAGTGCCGAAGCGGCTGTTCGAGAAATTAAGGCATTGTACGATCATCATGTGGCCATTGCCCATTTCCAAGCTTCTACGGCTTCCATTTTGCAAAATTCTCCTTTTCCATAG
- a CDS encoding glycosyltransferase, with product MKVAIIHDWLTGMRGGEIVLDSLLKAFPEADLFTLFYSKGKLNERIENRKITTAFTNNLPFKEKYYRYYLPVFPTAIESLDLKGYDVVISSSHCVAKGVIPHPDTFHLSYIHSPMRYVWDMYYDYFPGRKGFKFFLLQTIANYLRTWDAASANRVDYFTCNSHFVGRRIQKYYRRDYKIVYPPCLPQDFRVHDVSKDDYYLMVSAFAPYKKIDLAIEAFRENGKPLILVGGGQEEGKLVKNLPKNILWKKGLPRTEVVELYKKARGFIFPGMEDFGITPVESQAYATPVIAYGKGGALESVKEDRTGVFFKEQTVKSLNEAIQRAEKIHFKRGDFQNSINRFTEEKFVSEIRKVVDRHK from the coding sequence ATGAAAGTTGCAATTATACATGATTGGCTCACCGGTATGCGCGGTGGCGAAATCGTACTCGATAGTTTATTGAAAGCATTTCCAGAAGCGGATTTATTTACTCTTTTTTATTCCAAAGGAAAACTAAACGAAAGGATTGAAAATAGAAAGATCACAACGGCTTTCACAAACAATCTTCCTTTTAAAGAAAAGTATTATCGTTATTATTTACCTGTTTTCCCCACTGCCATTGAATCATTGGATTTAAAAGGGTATGATGTGGTGATTAGTTCTTCGCATTGTGTGGCCAAAGGAGTCATTCCCCATCCCGATACATTCCATTTGAGTTATATCCATAGCCCCATGCGTTATGTTTGGGATATGTATTATGATTATTTTCCTGGTCGCAAAGGTTTTAAATTTTTTCTTTTACAAACCATCGCCAATTACCTACGTACTTGGGATGCCGCATCTGCCAATCGTGTGGATTATTTTACATGTAACTCGCATTTTGTGGGAAGACGGATCCAAAAGTATTATCGTCGTGATTATAAAATTGTGTATCCGCCTTGTTTGCCCCAAGACTTCCGGGTCCATGATGTTTCGAAAGATGACTATTACTTGATGGTCTCGGCCTTTGCTCCTTATAAAAAAATTGACCTCGCCATTGAAGCCTTCCGGGAAAATGGAAAACCACTCATCCTTGTGGGTGGGGGCCAAGAAGAAGGAAAACTCGTCAAAAATTTACCGAAAAACATCCTTTGGAAAAAGGGACTCCCGCGCACAGAGGTTGTGGAACTTTACAAAAAGGCACGAGGGTTTATTTTTCCTGGGATGGAAGACTTCGGGATCACTCCTGTTGAGTCGCAAGCCTATGCCACCCCCGTCATTGCCTACGGAAAAGGGGGAGCTTTGGAATCGGTCAAAGAGGACAGAACTGGGGTATTTTTCAAAGAACAGACCGTAAAATCCTTAAATGAGGCCATCCAAAGGGCCGAGAAGATCCATTTCAAACGGGGAGATTTCCAAAATTCCATCAATCGATTTACGGAAGAAAAATTCGTAAGCGAAATTCGAAAGGTAGTCGATAGACATAAATAG